From the genome of Urocitellus parryii isolate mUroPar1 unplaced genomic scaffold, mUroPar1.hap1 Scaffold_4234, whole genome shotgun sequence, one region includes:
- the LOC144252394 gene encoding ataxin-10-like isoform X2, whose protein sequence is MAAPRPPPARLSGVMVPAPIQDLEALRALTALFKEQRNGETAPRTIFQRVLDILKKSSHAVELACRDPSQVEHLASSLQLITECFRNLDTIGVAVDLVLLFRELRVEPDSLLTAFRCGLQFLGNLASRNEDSQAIVWVHAFPELFMSCLNHLDKKIVAYCSMILFTSLNPERMKELEETLNIAINVIEAHQKQPESEWPFLIITDHFLKSPELVQAMYAKLSNQERVTLLDLMIAKLVGDEPLTKDDVPVFLRHAELIASSFVDQCRTVLKLTSEQHTEDEEALATIRLLDVLCEMTANTELLGYLQGFPGLLERVVDLLRLIHVAGKDTTNIFSTSGCIKAEGDISNMAEGFKSHLIRLIGNLCYKNKDNQHKVNELDGIPLILDSCNIDDSNPFLMQWVVYTVRNLTEDNSQNQDLIAKMEEQGLADTSLLKKMGFEVEKRGEKLILKSTCDNPPP, encoded by the exons ATGGCGGCGCCCAGGCCTCCGCCCGCCCGGCTCTCGGGCGTCATGGTGCCGGCGCCCATCCAGGATCTGGAGGCCCTTCGCGCGCTCACCGCGCTCTTCAAGGAGCAGCGCAACGGAGAAACAGCACCCAGGACCATCTTCCAAAGAGTGTTGGACATCTTAAAGAAGTCATCTCATGCTGTGGAGCTGGCCTGCAGGGACCCATCCCAGGTGGAGCATCTGGCTTCCAGTCTGCAGCTGATAACTGAGTGCTTCAG AAACCTGGATACGATTGGTGTGGCTGTTGATTTGGTTCTTCTGTTCCGTGAACTACGAGTGGAACCGGACTCCCTCTTGACAGCCTTTCGCTGTGGCCTGCAGTTTTTAGGCAACCTTGCCTCACGGAACGAAGACTCCCAGGCCATCGTGTGGGTGCACGCCTTCCCCGAGCTCTTCATGTCTTGCTTAAATCATCTAGACAAAAAAATTGTTGCCTACTGTTCAATGATTTTGTTCACATCTCTTAATCCTGAGAGGATGAAAGAACTGGAAGAAACCCTCAATATTGCAATTAATGTCATTGAAGCTCACCAGAAGCAGCCTGAGTCAGAGTGGCCGTTCTTGATCATTACTGATCACTTTCTGAAAAGCCCGGAATTGGTGCAAGCCATGTATGCCAAACTGAGCAATCAAGAAAGGGTCACACTGCTCGACCTCATGATAGCCAAGCTGGTGGGAGACGAGCCGTTGACCAAGGATGATGTGCCAGTGTTTCTGCGCCACGCCGAGTTGATTGCAAGCTCCTTTGTGGATCAGTGCAGGACTGTGCTGAAGCTGACCTCTGAGCAGCACACTGAGGACGAGGAGGCTCTTGCCACCATTAGGCTTCTGGATGTGCTGTGTGAAATGACGGCCAACACCGAGCTGCTGGGCTATCTGCAGGGCTTTCCTGGCCTGCTGGAACGTGTGGTCGATCTTTTACGACTAATTCATGTAGCTGGAAAGGATACCACAAACATCTTCAGTACCTCTGGTTGCATAAAAGCAGAAGGTGACATCTCAAATATGGCCGAGGGGTTTAAGTCTCATCTTATTCGCTTGATTGGAAATCTGTGTTACAAGAATAAAGATAACCAACACAAGGTGAATGAGCTGGATGGCATCCCGCTGATCCTGGACAGCTGCAACATCGATGACAGTAACCCCTTTCTGATGCAGTGGGTGGTATACACTGTCCGCAACCTCACTGAGGACAACAGCCAGAACCAAGATTTGATTGCAAAGATGGAGGAGCAGGGGCTGGCGGACACATCCCTGCTGAAGAAGATGGGCTTTGAAGTTGAGAAGAGGGGGGAGAAGCTGATTCTGAAGTCCACTTGTGACAACCCCCCGCCGTGA
- the LOC144252394 gene encoding ataxin-10-like isoform X1, with product MAAPRPPPARLSGVMVPAPIQDLEALRALTALFKEQRNGETAPRTIFQRVLDILKKSSHAVELACRDPSQVEHLASSLQLITECFRCLRNACVECAANQNAIRNLDTIGVAVDLVLLFRELRVEPDSLLTAFRCGLQFLGNLASRNEDSQAIVWVHAFPELFMSCLNHLDKKIVAYCSMILFTSLNPERMKELEETLNIAINVIEAHQKQPESEWPFLIITDHFLKSPELVQAMYAKLSNQERVTLLDLMIAKLVGDEPLTKDDVPVFLRHAELIASSFVDQCRTVLKLTSEQHTEDEEALATIRLLDVLCEMTANTELLGYLQGFPGLLERVVDLLRLIHVAGKDTTNIFSTSGCIKAEGDISNMAEGFKSHLIRLIGNLCYKNKDNQHKVNELDGIPLILDSCNIDDSNPFLMQWVVYTVRNLTEDNSQNQDLIAKMEEQGLADTSLLKKMGFEVEKRGEKLILKSTCDNPPP from the coding sequence ATGGCGGCGCCCAGGCCTCCGCCCGCCCGGCTCTCGGGCGTCATGGTGCCGGCGCCCATCCAGGATCTGGAGGCCCTTCGCGCGCTCACCGCGCTCTTCAAGGAGCAGCGCAACGGAGAAACAGCACCCAGGACCATCTTCCAAAGAGTGTTGGACATCTTAAAGAAGTCATCTCATGCTGTGGAGCTGGCCTGCAGGGACCCATCCCAGGTGGAGCATCTGGCTTCCAGTCTGCAGCTGATAACTGAGTGCTTCAGGTGTCTCCGGAACGCTTGTGTGGAGTGTGCTGCGAACCAGAATGCAATCAGAAACCTGGATACGATTGGTGTGGCTGTTGATTTGGTTCTTCTGTTCCGTGAACTACGAGTGGAACCGGACTCCCTCTTGACAGCCTTTCGCTGTGGCCTGCAGTTTTTAGGCAACCTTGCCTCACGGAACGAAGACTCCCAGGCCATCGTGTGGGTGCACGCCTTCCCCGAGCTCTTCATGTCTTGCTTAAATCATCTAGACAAAAAAATTGTTGCCTACTGTTCAATGATTTTGTTCACATCTCTTAATCCTGAGAGGATGAAAGAACTGGAAGAAACCCTCAATATTGCAATTAATGTCATTGAAGCTCACCAGAAGCAGCCTGAGTCAGAGTGGCCGTTCTTGATCATTACTGATCACTTTCTGAAAAGCCCGGAATTGGTGCAAGCCATGTATGCCAAACTGAGCAATCAAGAAAGGGTCACACTGCTCGACCTCATGATAGCCAAGCTGGTGGGAGACGAGCCGTTGACCAAGGATGATGTGCCAGTGTTTCTGCGCCACGCCGAGTTGATTGCAAGCTCCTTTGTGGATCAGTGCAGGACTGTGCTGAAGCTGACCTCTGAGCAGCACACTGAGGACGAGGAGGCTCTTGCCACCATTAGGCTTCTGGATGTGCTGTGTGAAATGACGGCCAACACCGAGCTGCTGGGCTATCTGCAGGGCTTTCCTGGCCTGCTGGAACGTGTGGTCGATCTTTTACGACTAATTCATGTAGCTGGAAAGGATACCACAAACATCTTCAGTACCTCTGGTTGCATAAAAGCAGAAGGTGACATCTCAAATATGGCCGAGGGGTTTAAGTCTCATCTTATTCGCTTGATTGGAAATCTGTGTTACAAGAATAAAGATAACCAACACAAGGTGAATGAGCTGGATGGCATCCCGCTGATCCTGGACAGCTGCAACATCGATGACAGTAACCCCTTTCTGATGCAGTGGGTGGTATACACTGTCCGCAACCTCACTGAGGACAACAGCCAGAACCAAGATTTGATTGCAAAGATGGAGGAGCAGGGGCTGGCGGACACATCCCTGCTGAAGAAGATGGGCTTTGAAGTTGAGAAGAGGGGGGAGAAGCTGATTCTGAAGTCCACTTGTGACAACCCCCCGCCGTGA